TTTGTCTCCAGAGCCAGATCGAGCATGGTTTTTTCGGACGTGACGGGCACCAGCACGCCGCCCGCTCCTTCGACCACGGTCCAGGAATACCAGGCGGCATGGGCCAGCACGAAATTTACGGCGGCCTGAAAGTCCACGGGTTCTCCGGCGAACAGGGGCGCTTTGGGCGGAACGCGGCAGGCGTGGATGGCCTGTGCGGGTGTGGTGGGCAGGCCGTCGGGCAGGTGGCGGTGCACGAAGGCCGGGTCGGAATCCGTGTCGGGATCGGAACAGCCCGTCTGCACGGGCTTCAGATACACCGCGTCCCGGCCGTGCAGGGCGTGCATGACCAGCAGGCTGAGCATGGTCTTGCCTGCGTCCGTATCCGTGCCGGTGATGAAAATGATGTTCATGGGGACTCCGTAGCGGCCGCGAGGGCGTCGCGCAGGCGAAGCAGGTCCGCGGGTTGATGATCGCTGGTCAGGCAGATGCGCAGCATGGCCCGGCCCAGGGGTACCGTGGGATAGCGGGCCGCGAAGACC
Above is a window of Desulfomicrobium orale DSM 12838 DNA encoding:
- the bioD gene encoding dethiobiotin synthase; amino-acid sequence: MNIIFITGTDTDAGKTMLSLLVMHALHGRDAVYLKPVQTGCSDPDTDSDPAFVHRHLPDGLPTTPAQAIHACRVPPKAPLFAGEPVDFQAAVNFVLAHAAWYSWTVVEGAGGVLVPVTSEKTMLDLALETKASILVAGRAGLGTINHTLLTLEAIRARQGSCLGVFLLDPDDATPEAERNENIRAISGISGFPVHGVIGRIDNPLHPPASVLAMIHRVLATRF